AAACTTTTTAAAGAGGTTTGTCAAAAAAACAAATTTGATAAGGCATCAGGACTATACACTGCAAGATGTCAACGCTTTATCAGAGATGGAATTCCAAAAGACTGGGATGGGATTGAAGTGATAACGGAAAAATAGTATGATTTTTAATGAAAGATTATGGACTTTACTGGAGCAAAGGAATATATTTTAGAAAGGATTAAACAGGAACTGGATCCTCGACTTGAATATCACACCATAGAGCATACATTAGATGTGTTGAATGCAGCCATTATTATCGCCGAAAAAGAAGGAATCGGGAAATACGAGCTTGAATTAATAAAAACAGGTGCACTTTTTCATGATTCGGGGATTATTAAAACATATATCGGACACGAATATGCATCCGTGCAAATTGTACGTGAGGTGTTGCCTAAATTTGATTATACAAAAGAAGAAATTGACAGGATAGCGAATATGATCCTGGCTACACAATTACCACAAGATGCCTCATCTTTTTTAGATCAGATATTATGTGATGCGGACTTGGATTATTTAGGTCGGGATGATTTTTTTATGGTTTCACTTCGCCTGTTTCATGAATGGAACGTATTGGGCATAAAGAATCTTTCTTTGAAAGAGTGGTATAATTTACAAGTTGAGTTCCTGAGTTCTCATAAATATTTCACTAAATGCGCCATTAAAACGAGACGAAAAAAGAAACTGGAAAACCTTAAACAAATCAAAGAATTATTATCAATATAAAATGCTTTTTATATTTAAAGACTTTTTACAAAATATTTCTATATTTGTGCTACAAAAATATTTAACGCAAAATTTTGGTCATACATGGAAACAAAAATGAACATTTTATTAGTCCCAACCGACTTTTCTGAAGTTGGAAATAATGCCATTGACATGGCTGCTAAATCAGCAAAATTACTAAAATACAAATTATGCTTACTTCATGTTATCGAGAGCGATGACGCATCTGTAGCTACAAAACTTGATCATCTTGCAAATGAAGTGAAAAACAAATTTGGTATTGAAGTTGAAACCATGATCCGCAAAGGCAGCATCTTCACTACGATTGGTCAAACTGCAAAAGATATTGGTGCTAAATTACTTTTCATGGGCACACATGGAAAAGTTGGTTTACAAAAGGTAACCGGAAGCTTTGCAATTAAAGTTGTTACAAGTTCTGAAACACCAGTAATTGTAGTTCAAAAACGTCCTTTTGAAAAAACATTTAAAGATATCGTACTTCCAATAACCACTGATTACGGCCCATGGGAAAAAACCAAATGGTCGGAATATATTGCTAAAGAATTTAATGCAAAAATTCATATTCATCACTTAAATACAGAAAGTATCGCTAAAGCAGTTGAAACGATTACTGCACATTTTAAGGAAAATAAAGTTGCTTTTACTGTGAAAGTTGCGGAAAAATCAGGTAATTTCGAGAAACAAGTTGTTGATTATGCAACGAGTATCAACTCAGAGCTTATCATGATCATGACCAATCCTTCTAAAGGTTTAACTAACTTCATTTTGGGAAGCTATGACGAAGACATTCTCTTTAATACTCCTCAAATTCCGGTAATGTGTATCAACCCGCGTGATTTAAATTGGAAGAAAATCGTTTCCAGATAATCAGCTCAAAATAATTGAAAAGCCTCGAAATTTCGGGGCTTTTTTTATATTATATTTGTAAGAATAAGACTAAAAAATGACCAAAGAAGAAGCCCGGCAGAAAATTGAGAAACTATCGGTTGAAATAAATAACCACAATCATCGGTACTATGATTTATCACAACCTATTATTGCCGATTACGATTTTGATATGCTGCTGGAAGAGTTAATCAAACTCGAAACTTCTTTTCCTGAATTAAAAAAACCGGATTCACCAACACAACGGGTAGGTGGCGAAATAACCAAAGAATTTCGCCAGGTTGCTCACAAATACCCCATGCTTTCACTCGGGAATACATACTCTGAAGGCGAAATTCTGGAATTTGATCAACGTGTAAGAAAATCGCTTACAGAAGATTTTGAATACGTTTGCGACCTC
The DNA window shown above is from Bacteroidota bacterium and carries:
- a CDS encoding HD domain-containing protein, with protein sequence MDFTGAKEYILERIKQELDPRLEYHTIEHTLDVLNAAIIIAEKEGIGKYELELIKTGALFHDSGIIKTYIGHEYASVQIVREVLPKFDYTKEEIDRIANMILATQLPQDASSFLDQILCDADLDYLGRDDFFMVSLRLFHEWNVLGIKNLSLKEWYNLQVEFLSSHKYFTKCAIKTRRKKKLENLKQIKELLSI
- a CDS encoding universal stress protein is translated as METKMNILLVPTDFSEVGNNAIDMAAKSAKLLKYKLCLLHVIESDDASVATKLDHLANEVKNKFGIEVETMIRKGSIFTTIGQTAKDIGAKLLFMGTHGKVGLQKVTGSFAIKVVTSSETPVIVVQKRPFEKTFKDIVLPITTDYGPWEKTKWSEYIAKEFNAKIHIHHLNTESIAKAVETITAHFKENKVAFTVKVAEKSGNFEKQVVDYATSINSELIMIMTNPSKGLTNFILGSYDEDILFNTPQIPVMCINPRDLNWKKIVSR